The window GGGATAGGAGACGAGCGCCCAGGGGAAACCCGAGAACGCGTACGTCCTCACGAGCTCCTGCACGACCCAGGCGGCCGGGAAGACGAGGAGCCGCGCTCCCGTCGAGCGCGGGGCCGCGACGGCGGCGAGGGCCGCCATCGCGGCCATCGGCACGGTCGGGATGAGCGCGGCCAGGACGAGCGCGACACCTGCGAGCGGCGCGGGAAGCCCGCCGAAGCGGTGGACGACGTGGTAGATCCAGGGAAACGTCGTCAGCCAGAACGCGACGCCGAAGAGGCCGCCGAGGAGAGCGGCCCGCGCGGGCCGGACCCCGTCGAGAGCGAGCAGGAGAGGCACGAGCGCAACCGGCAGGAAGAAGACGAGAGACGCGTTCGGAAAGCAGAGACCGAGGAGGACGCCCGACAGGAGCGCCGAGACCGCCCGGGCGCCCGCGGACGCGGGGACGACGCCCATCGCGTTCAGGCCCGGCGCCGGGCCGATGCGGCGAGAGCTTCCTCCGCCCGGTAGCTCGACCTCACGAACGGCCCCGCGAAGACGTAGGAGAAGCCGAGCTCCTCGCCGGCCGCGCGGAGCGACTCGAACCTCTCGGGCGTCGCGTACGAGACGACCGGGAGGTTCCAGGCCGCGGGCCGCAGGTACTGCCCCAGCGTCAGGACGTCGACGCCCGCCGTGCGCAGGGCGCGGAAGACGTCGAGGACCTCGGAGTCATCCTCGCCGAGACCGAGCATCAGCCCGGACTTCGTCACCGTCACCGGATGGCGCTTCTTCACGCGGGCCAGGAGGGCGACCGAGCGGTCGAAGACCGCCTTCGGCCGGACCGTCGGGTAGAGACGGGGGACCGTCTCGACGTTGTGGTTGAAGACGTCGGGGCGCGCGTCGGCCACGAGGTCGATCGCGGCCGCGTCGCCCTGGAAGTCGGGGGTGAGAACCTCGACGGTCCGGCGCGGGGCGAGGGCCCTCAACGCCTCGA is drawn from Holophagales bacterium and contains these coding sequences:
- the lipA gene encoding lipoyl synthase — protein: MSRSLPVRGEPALPPWIRERKVRLSGLHELKTLMRTRGLHTVCEEARCPNRSECFEKKTATFLVCGDVCTRACGFCNVKSGRPGALDPEEPGNVARAVLEMGLEHVVLTSVDRDDLPDGGAAHWVRVVEALRALAPRRTVEVLTPDFQGDAAAIDLVADARPDVFNHNVETVPRLYPTVRPKAVFDRSVALLARVKKRHPVTVTKSGLMLGLGEDDSEVLDVFRALRTAGVDVLTLGQYLRPAAWNLPVVSYATPERFESLRAAGEELGFSYVFAGPFVRSSYRAEEALAASARRRA